cctcaaaaatctACAATtcaacaataccccataatgacaacgtcaaagaagtttgtttgaaatgtttgcaaatttattacaaataaaaaatgaaaaacaaatcatgtacataagtattcacagcctttgccatgacactcaaaattgagcttaggtgcttcctgtttccaccgatcatccttgagatgtttctacaaattgattggagtccacctgtggtaaactcagttgattggacatgatttggaaagtcacacacctgtctatataaggtcccacagttaacagtgcatgtcagagcacaaaccaagccatgaaatccaaggaattgtctgtagacctccgagacaggattgtttcaaggcacagatctggggaagggtacagaaacagttctgctgcattgaaggtcccaatgagcacagtgacctccatcatccgtaaatggaagaagtttggaaccaccaggactcttcctagagatggccgccctgccaaactgagcgattggggagaagggccttagtcagggaggtgaccaagaacccgatggtcactctgacagagctccagcatttctctgtggagagaagaaaaccttccagaagaacatccatctctgcagcactccaccaatcaggcctgtatggtagagtggccagacggaagccactacTCATTAAAATgcacatgacagcctgtctggtgtttgccaaaaggcacctgaaggactctcagaacatgagaaacaaaattctctggtctgatgaaacaaagattgaactctttgtctTTGTCCTGAATggaagcgtcatgtctggaggaaaccaggcactgctcatcacctggccaataccatccctacagtgaagcatggtggtggcagcatcatgctgtgctgatgtttttcagtggcaggaactttgagacaggattgagggaaagatgaatgcagcaatgtacagagacatccttgatgaaaacctgctccagagcactctggacctcagactggggtgaaggttcatcttccaacaggacaacgaccctaagcacacaaccaagataacaaaggagtggctacaggacaactctgtgaatgtccttgagtggcccagccagaggccagacttgaacccgattgaacatctctggagagatctgaaaatggctgtgcaccgacgctcctcatccaacctgatggagcttgagaggtcctgcaaagaagaatgggagaaattgcccaaaaataggtgtgccaagcttggaGCATCATATTcagaaagacttgaggctgtaattggtgccaaaggtggttcgtttttttatttttaataaatgtgcaaagatttcaaacaaacttctttcacgttgtcattatggggtattgtttgtagaattttgaggatataatgaatttaatccattttggaataaggcttaaacataacaaaatgtgaaaaagtgaagcggtgtgaatactttccggatgcactgtaaatatatatatacacagcttTTCTGTCAtatgtacttaataatataataaagagtgtttcttcaaatgcatgtctttgtgtctacaggcaaattatttgttataataataataataatagtctactaataataataattttttagattaatgggaaaatgagccaaatattgtcatgacatcatcaaaggcatcagctattggcgatcactctgaccatcattgatcccgagatcatgatctgtttgctcaacccgattgtgcatttctctctataaattatcaaaatgttcACTCTTGTTCCATGTTCGCTCGCTttgtgcgtgcgcttgtaaaatgtatattttaaagacaCGTTATTatagtttagtatttctctgtaatgtagaacagtgttggTGATGTTACTGATATCTTTCTCAGcgctggaactcaaaccattttctgcaactagtgtttttccttgatgcctaaacagccaaatcaccagcacttttagatttggcacatctagcatgctacatgcctATCACTgatgttgacgagattaaccccttagatATCGAAATTTGGtaaaactcgatacccagccctataaAGGAGAAATTCAAGACAGTCGAGGGACTCAAACAActtaaaacaaaacttttaaaacTGGCTAAACTTCTCACAGATTCTGCAAAGGAAATGGAAAGTTATGAGCACAACtgtaaacatttaatttcttaatcttgaccctgtttgttctccaggtGTGTCTGAAGCAGAGAAAGATGAAATAAAGACATTGATTAAGAcggagggagattctgtcactctacacactgaaACTGCAATACAGACCGATGATCTGATACTGTGGAGGTTTGGAGATGAGGGCATCATCGTAGCTAAATTCGATAGAGATGGGGACAACAGGACCTCATCAAGTGTTGATGGACAAACTAAAATGGTCTCAACATATTATGTAGCTCATGAGAGACTGCAACTGGACAAAgagactggatctctcaccatcacACACAGCAGAACCACAGACACTGGACTTTATAAAGTAAAAGTCAGCAGCAGCAGAGAGACCATATACAAGAAATTCAGTGTTTATGTCAGAGGTGAGTAACTCATGTCTTTCTGTATTTATAGAAATCAGAACTCTGAATGATtaagaaaattacaattatttttcaaatgtgtgttttatagaTCACAGTGGCCAATTCGTTTACATACATGCTACAGCTAAAGATGCGGGTCTGTCTCCAGGTTCGGTTTCGGGAATTGTTGTTGGAGTTCTGGGTGTCGTGGCTGCTGTTATAACTATGATTTACAGTTACCGCAGGATCTCTGAACTAAAAAAACAACTGGATGAACTAAAACAAAATGGTAAGCATTACTTacagatgattttgtcctctttattgttagtaagcacatttaatacaacattttgactcggggcacaagctgaataattggttaagagctaacgattaatcgttgaatagtcgaataatcgttctataATCCTAAAactagtcgattatcaaaataatcgttagttgcagccctaatctcCTTCATTTTCACTAACAGAAGATTCAATTATTAGAGCTATTAgcttaaatattgttcttaaGGATAATATAACAATGTATTGCAATTGtaagtatttttaatattaggcaATGAATCATATTTAGTTTGGTACAGTGTTATTCTTAATGTGCACTTTTCCATGTGTATTTACACCAcagtaccttgtgttatattatctaTGCATTAATACAGACATTATAAAAACACTAGTTGACTTTGGGAATAATAGTCAGTTTGGAATATACTCATAgtaaaatacatgtgcaaatataaatgGGACGTATATTTATGCAACCGCTCTCTTTACTCGTCTCACTCgcaaaaaaacacagtttataTACTCAGAATGTATCAACACCATGGAAGGAACATAATGAAAAaagttatgccaaattaggtaaattTAATGTTTTAACAGCGTTAAATATATTCATCTCTAACAGCTGAAGGTGCGGGCATGAGACTGGTATAGATGTTTGCAAAACAGCAAAATTTTTTTGGAAGTTTGTCTCACAAAATGGAACAGGCCAAACATTTGTCTCTCGCAGGCAGAATGTGGCTGATGTATTCATCTGTGTGATGTCACAAtgctctggaacaattgaaagggtCCTCCTTCCCGTTGTTAGTTTTCTTTCCTTACTCCTTGTGTAggtgtaacatcacacacaatgTAATCTGCATGAAATGTCAACATTTCTCTttgtattttcaaacagatttgtCAGCAATACGGAGTGAATCAGAGACCACATCGAT
This region of Xyrauchen texanus isolate HMW12.3.18 chromosome 48, RBS_HiC_50CHRs, whole genome shotgun sequence genomic DNA includes:
- the LOC127639748 gene encoding uncharacterized protein LOC127639748 isoform X1 yields the protein MSFIKSKLQTAINNNMKNTFKTLLFISLLCGVIGAETVESVTVMEGDVATLNTDEILNEDWINWYFKADKNMRIAQFRRTEMMALTFDLEDGRFSGRLLVNTHSGSLTIKNSRIKHSGIYELHISSRTDVYKTFNLTVTSVSEAEKDEIKTLIKTEGDSVTLHTETAIQTDDLILWRFGDEGIIVAKFDRDGDNRTSSSVDGQTKMVSTYYVAHERLQLDKETGSLTITHSRTTDTGLYKVKVSSSRETIYKKFSVYVRDHSGQFVYIHATAKDAGLSPGSVSGIVVGVLGVVAAVITMIYSYRRISELKKQLDELKQNDLSAIRSESETTSMPLCEAAANGVTEGTRSIS
- the LOC127639748 gene encoding uncharacterized protein LOC127639748 isoform X2; amino-acid sequence: MSFIKSKLQTAINNNMKNTFKTLLFISLLCGVIGAETVESVTVMEGDVATLNTDEILNEDWINWYFKADKNMRIAQFRRTEMMALTFDLEDGRFSGRLLVNTHSGSLTIKNSRIKHSGIYELHISSRTDVYKTFNLTVTSVSEAEKDEIKTLIKTEGDSVTLHTETAIQTDDLILWRFGDEGIIVAKFDRDGDNRTSSSVDGQTKMVSTYYVAHERLQLDKETGSLTITHSRTTDTGLYKVKVSSSRETIYKKFSVYVRGSVSGIVVGVLGVVAAVITMIYSYRRISELKKQLDELKQNDLSAIRSESETTSMPLCEAAANGVTEGTRSIS